A genomic stretch from Pempheris klunzingeri isolate RE-2024b chromosome 23, fPemKlu1.hap1, whole genome shotgun sequence includes:
- the LOC139223067 gene encoding FERM domain-containing protein 7 has translation MEDRHRRTGRLGSLTSKSRVSKETKLRLRVIFLDDSERTFEVEQKVLGGDFFNKVCGHLKLLEKEYFGLEFRHHSGNYVWLELLKPLAKQIKYTSDLFFRFIVKFFPPDPGQLKRGLTRYLFALQIKQDLSNGSLTCHDNSAALLVSHILQSELGDFDEELDCHHLEMKQYVPNQEYLDHKIIKFHKKHRGVSPADSDIHLLEVARKLDMYGIRPHPAHDGEGMRINLAVTHSGVLVFQGNTKINTFSWAKIRKLSFKRKHFLIKLHDKVGPSCKDTLEFSMASRDVCKSFWKMCVEYHAFFRLAEEPKTIHKTLLSSKGSRFRYSGRTQKQLLECMGSREKKPSHFERTYCQSDYDPRQCRSSPDLLTDVSKQVIKTTDPFPQSSHARAVRSQDELDPHLMEISGGGAKRSQSSVEVTQRSRPLSHVTPLSPSLHQLGSSPKKRSASTSVVEDMRGGRIGPQRQAQRLAGIYGNRSRRRPNPQPHPDAAQQLVLLYPNSPAYQYHPVLPTFPLAGSSPLSRHPYLSDYVAVSSLERFPQARRRDYVTMDGLSRPSFYPLGHDSPSISPIRRNLRPCGSGGLGLARVYQQGSNGARLLGVGHTEAGHYSDDSNFLPGLPRRVASQPDVKFQFSRSSNPAFNPASEFRPLGYYPHLSRPSRPTYLPLNSSPLPERPSSLCMMGGTTGSYSDSDPEVFYPYYCPPPPLGKMVRSVGLARMRFSSGSLQLDEEEEEEEEEDRAAKERERKEVKGEDEEKEKTKADETKGAAKITEVTL, from the exons ATGGAGGACCGGCACCGGCGGACCGGGAGACTCGGGAGCCTCACGTCCAAGTCCCGGGTCTCCAAGGAGACGAAGCTCCGGCTGCGCGTGATCTTCCTGGACGACAGCGAGCGCACGTTCGAGGTGGAG CAAAAGGTTTTAGGCGGCGACTTCTTCAACAAAGTGTGCGGCCATCTGAAGCTGCTGGAGAAAGAGTACTTCGGCCTGGAGTTCAGACACCACAGCGGCAACTAC GTGTGGTTGGAGCTGCTGAAGCCGCTGGCCAAACAGATCAAAT ACACCAGCGATCTGTTCTTCCGCTTCATAGTGAAGTTCTTCCCACCGGATCCTGGACAACTGAAGAGAGGCCTCACCAG gtatcTTTTTGCCTTACAGATAAAGCAGGACTTGTCTAACGGCAGTCTGACCTGTCATGACAACAGCGCCGCCCTGCTGGTCTCTCACATACTGCAGT CAGAGCTAGGGGACTTTGACGAGGAGCTGGACTGTCACCATCTAGAGATGAAGCAGTACGTCCCCAACCAGGAATATCTAGACCACAAGATCATCAAGTTTCACAAGAAACACAG aggtGTGTCTCCAGCAGACTCTGATATCCACCTGCTGGAGGTGGCGAGGAAGCTGGACATGTACGGTATCAGGCCTCATCCCGCTCACGACGGGGAGGGAATGAGGATCAACCTGGCTGTCACACACTCGGGAGTTCTGGTCTTTCAG gGAAACACCAAAATCAACACGTTCAGCTGGGCGAAGATCCGCAAGCTGAGCTTCAAGCGCAAACATTTCCTCATCAAACTGCACGACAAAGTCGGG CCATCGTGCAAGGACACGTTAGAGTTCTCCATGGCCAGTCGAGATGTGTGCAAGTCCTTCTGGAAGATGTGCGTCGAGTATCACGCCTTCTTCAGACTGGCAGAGGAACCGAAGACGATACACAAAACACTGCTGTCCAGTAAAGGCTCCAGATTTAGATACAG TGGGCGAAcccagaaacagctgctggagTGCATGGGATCACGGGAGAAGAAGCCTTCGCACTTTGAGAG GACTTACTGTCAGTCAGACTACGATCCCAGACAATGTCGCTCTTCTCCTGATCTCCTCACGGACGTCTCCAAACAAGTGATTAAAACTACC GACCCGTTCCCTCAGTCCAGTCACGCCCGGGCGGTCCGCAGCCAGGATGAGTTGGACCCACATCTCATGGAGATCAGTGGGGGAGGGGCTAAACGCAGCCAATCGTCTGTCGAGGTCACCCAGAGGTCACGCCCCCTCTCCCATGTCactcccctctctccatctctacACCAACTCGGCTCGTCGCCCAAGAAAAGATCTGCCTCCACGTCGGTCGTGGAGGACATGAGGGGGGGACGGATCGGGCCACAGCGCCAAGCCCAAAGGCTAGCCGGTATCTATGGCAACCGGTCACGCCGTCGGCCCAATCCTCAGCCACACCCTGATGCTGCTCAGCAACTGGTCCTTCTCTACCCAAACAGTCCCGCCTACCAGTATCACCCCGTCCTCCCAACGTTCCCGTTAGCTGGTTCCTCGCCCCTCAGCCGACACCCCTACTTGTCGGATTATGTTGCCGTTTCCTCGCTGGAGCGTTTCCCGCAGGCGAGGAGGCGGGATTATGTAACCATGGATGGCCTATCGCGGCCTTCTTTCTATCCGTTAGGCCACGATTCGCCGTCTATCTCGCCAATCAGGAGGAACCTCCGCCCCTGTGGCTCAGGCGGGCTGGGATTGGCTAGGGTTTACCAGCAGGGGAGCAACGGAGCAAGGCTATTGGGTGTCGGACATACGGAGGCGGGGCATTACAGCGACGACTCCAACTTCCTCCCGGGGCTGCCTCGCCGCGTGGCGAGCCAACCAGATGTCAAGTTTCAATTCTCAAGGAGCTCTAATCCCGCCTTTAACCCCGCCTCCGAGTTCCGACCCCTTGGTTACTACCCCCACCTGTCACGCCCCTCCAGACCCACCTACCTCCCACTGAACTCCTCCCCTCTGCCCGAACGACCCTCCTCGCTATGCATGATGGGAGGCACCACGGGAAGCTACAGCGATTCAGACCCAGAGGTTTTCTATCCGTATTACTGCCCACCACCCCCACTGGGGAAGATGGTTCGGTCCGTCGGACTAGCCAGGATGAGGTTTTCCTCTGGTAGCCTCCAactggatgaggaggaagaggaggaggaagaggaggacagagcagcgaaggagagagaaagaaaggaggtgAAGGGTGAAGacgaggagaaagaaaagacgaAAGCAGACGAGACAAAAGGTGCCGCGAAGATTACGGAAGTCAcgctgtag